A window from Candidatus Zixiibacteriota bacterium encodes these proteins:
- a CDS encoding site-2 protease family protein, with product MFGDDLIQRAILATPAILFALTVHEYFHAWTALRYGDSTASDMGRLTLNPLSHLDLMGTAVFFISQFTFGWAKPVPVNLLNVRGNVRVADFWISAAGPISNMGLALIFGILYRLADGFGFAETGGAMKLLFECVRINVALAFFNLIPMYPLDGSHILRNVLPVEYEESIMKFERIAPILLLLMVVTGMFGYILVPIIWPIIYLFTGY from the coding sequence ATGTTTGGTGATGACTTAATCCAACGTGCCATTCTGGCCACCCCGGCTATTCTGTTTGCACTGACTGTGCATGAGTACTTCCACGCCTGGACGGCGCTTCGATATGGCGACAGCACGGCCAGCGACATGGGACGCCTGACATTAAACCCGCTGTCCCATCTCGATCTTATGGGGACGGCGGTCTTCTTTATTTCTCAGTTCACTTTTGGCTGGGCCAAACCAGTCCCGGTGAATCTGTTGAACGTGCGTGGCAATGTGCGTGTGGCGGACTTTTGGATTTCGGCTGCCGGGCCGATCTCTAACATGGGGCTGGCACTTATTTTCGGAATCCTGTACCGGCTCGCCGACGGATTTGGATTCGCCGAGACGGGAGGAGCCATGAAGTTGCTTTTTGAATGCGTGAGGATCAATGTAGCGTTGGCCTTCTTCAATCTCATTCCAATGTATCCGTTGGACGGCTCACATATACTCAGAAATGTCCTACCGGTAGAGTACGAAGAGTCCATCATGAAATTCGAACGAATTGCACCCATACTCTTGCTGTTGATGGTTGTCACCGGAATGTTTGGGTATATACTCGTTCCTATAATCTGGCCCATTATTTACCTCTTCACGGGTTATTGA
- a CDS encoding ABC transporter ATP-binding protein/permease, with protein sequence MTLYRRTFSILRPYIGQLITASLSAAIHALLSGLMVWMAGPLLMTLFQVQTVPGLDQTDSVAHSTAQPGEQPTDDTGLLSGVSSSIEKVRTWMKGWVNSLVEAETRRDTLFNFCWLILLIALGKNLFNYLQGFFMAFVQQSVVRSLRDRLFEKYQRLSLAYFHRRRTGQIMSRVTNDVIVLNESVDIGFNHLVADTVMALSFFSFLIILSWKLTLLAMIVLPVVFGFIWFVGKTLRRYSERTQQRMADVNSVLEEAINNTRIVKAFSMEKFETNKFVQTTADYFRSLLRMTRIRHLASPINDTLISVAGVVILMYAGARIIAGTGELDAGDFMTFIIAMFAMIKPVKSLSQVHIKLQEGMAAAERIFRVLEADETISDPAQPKHVETFRDVIRYQRIDFSYNPGEPVLSDVSFDIRYGQVVAIVGPSGAGKSTLLDLLPRFYDPQGGSITIDGIAISELSLASLRGLMGIVTQETFLFNDTIFNNVAYGLTDVSRDRVVEAARMANADRFIREFENGYDTLVGNRGVMLSGGQRQRLAIARALLKNPQILIFDEATSALDTESELLVQEAISRLMKNRTTLVVAHRLSTIVNADRIVVLKDGRIVEEGRHEELLQSEGLYHRLYMMQFKNGESDPASGSQKTTIEREDA encoded by the coding sequence ATGACTCTGTACCGACGAACATTCTCGATCCTGCGACCGTACATCGGTCAACTGATCACGGCATCGCTATCGGCGGCCATTCATGCCTTGCTCTCCGGACTCATGGTCTGGATGGCCGGGCCTTTGCTGATGACCTTGTTCCAGGTGCAGACAGTTCCGGGATTAGACCAAACCGATAGTGTCGCACACTCAACGGCACAACCGGGAGAGCAACCGACCGACGACACAGGGCTGCTCAGCGGCGTCTCAAGCTCCATCGAAAAAGTGCGCACATGGATGAAGGGTTGGGTGAACAGTCTGGTAGAGGCCGAAACACGACGGGACACCCTGTTCAATTTCTGCTGGCTGATACTCTTGATCGCTCTGGGAAAGAACCTGTTTAATTACCTGCAGGGCTTCTTCATGGCCTTCGTGCAGCAATCGGTCGTGCGAAGTTTGCGCGACCGCCTCTTCGAGAAGTATCAGCGCTTGTCACTGGCCTACTTCCACCGTCGACGCACCGGACAAATCATGTCGCGCGTTACCAACGACGTCATAGTACTCAACGAATCGGTCGACATCGGATTCAACCACCTGGTCGCCGACACGGTCATGGCCCTGAGCTTCTTCTCGTTTTTGATAATCCTGAGTTGGAAACTGACTCTTCTGGCCATGATAGTACTGCCCGTCGTGTTCGGGTTCATCTGGTTCGTGGGGAAAACTCTCAGACGCTACTCGGAACGTACCCAACAGCGGATGGCCGATGTCAACTCGGTGCTGGAAGAAGCGATCAACAACACCCGGATCGTCAAAGCCTTCTCTATGGAGAAATTCGAAACCAACAAATTCGTCCAGACGACCGCCGACTACTTCAGGTCTTTGTTGCGCATGACCCGAATCCGCCACCTCGCCTCGCCGATCAACGACACATTGATTAGCGTGGCCGGTGTGGTCATTCTCATGTACGCCGGGGCTCGCATTATCGCCGGGACCGGTGAACTCGACGCCGGTGACTTCATGACTTTCATAATCGCCATGTTCGCCATGATCAAACCGGTGAAATCGCTCAGCCAGGTGCATATAAAGCTGCAAGAGGGTATGGCCGCCGCCGAACGAATCTTCAGAGTATTGGAGGCCGACGAAACCATATCCGACCCGGCCCAACCTAAGCATGTCGAGACTTTCCGAGACGTCATAAGGTACCAAAGGATCGACTTCAGTTACAACCCCGGCGAACCGGTGCTGTCCGACGTATCTTTCGACATCCGGTATGGCCAGGTGGTTGCCATTGTTGGACCCTCGGGTGCCGGAAAATCGACCCTCCTTGATTTGTTGCCGCGCTTCTATGATCCGCAAGGTGGTTCGATCACCATCGACGGGATCGCTATCTCCGAACTGTCACTGGCCTCTCTTCGCGGGCTGATGGGCATCGTAACGCAGGAGACTTTTCTGTTCAACGATACCATCTTCAACAATGTCGCCTATGGCCTTACCGATGTTTCACGCGACCGAGTGGTGGAAGCAGCCCGCATGGCGAACGCCGACCGATTCATCCGGGAGTTCGAGAACGGCTACGATACACTGGTGGGCAATCGCGGCGTGATGCTATCGGGGGGCCAACGACAACGTTTGGCCATCGCACGCGCCTTGCTCAAAAACCCCCAGATTCTGATTTTTGACGAAGCTACTTCGGCGCTGGATACCGAATCGGAACTGCTGGTGCAGGAAGCGATCAGTCGGCTTATGAAGAACCGCACCACCCTGGTGGTGGCCCATCGGTTGTCAACTATTGTCAACGCCGATCGTATCGTTGTTCTCAAGGACGGGCGGATCGTGGAGGAAGGTCGTCATGAAGAACTCCTGCAGTCAGAAGGATTGTACCATCGTCTCTACATGATGCAATTCAAAAACGGCGAATCCGACCCGGCATCAGGCTCTCAGAAAACGACGATTGAAAGGGAGGATGCGTAG
- a CDS encoding glycosyltransferase family 9 protein, which translates to MPSPTVKKTELGFKRFLHHLFHLILPSGDSTRIPVPAEEVGSILILRPDKLGDMITTIPVAHALKKMFGHIRIEIIASPLNRQLVVDDPCFDAVHTYRKNILKDLPLIFTLRKKRYDIVFDPICHDSVTGLLLSRLISNGAIRAAARKLDLMSFYDYCEPFQPEGEEHNIDNNLLVFNLFGVAPETVDPFMPVYLPEDCQTKAAAFVQTLSEDRTFRVGINISAGSPTRNLALSKFSALIDGIIAEHAGVQCVIVCTSGDRERGRQLVENREGKAYLVPQGLSLLEAAAIIEKFDLFVSPDTSLIHMARLMRVPVVGLYSGHLRNYHFWKPYRQEHGSVVSSHPGHLHDIEVSRILEEVDKLLKSVYPDGTARITPSR; encoded by the coding sequence ATGCCCTCCCCTACCGTTAAGAAAACCGAACTTGGTTTCAAGAGATTCTTGCACCATCTGTTTCACTTGATCCTGCCAAGCGGAGACAGCACACGCATACCCGTGCCTGCCGAGGAGGTTGGCTCGATACTGATCCTGCGTCCGGACAAACTGGGAGACATGATTACGACCATCCCGGTCGCTCACGCCTTGAAGAAGATGTTCGGGCATATACGGATTGAAATCATCGCTTCTCCCCTGAACCGTCAACTGGTCGTGGACGATCCCTGTTTCGATGCGGTACATACTTATCGCAAGAACATCCTGAAGGACCTGCCGCTGATTTTCACGCTCAGAAAGAAACGGTATGATATCGTTTTCGATCCTATCTGCCACGACTCCGTAACCGGGCTGCTCTTGTCGCGCTTGATCAGCAACGGGGCGATCAGAGCGGCCGCCCGCAAGCTGGACCTGATGAGTTTCTATGACTACTGTGAACCGTTTCAGCCGGAGGGTGAAGAACACAACATCGACAATAATCTTCTTGTGTTCAATCTGTTCGGCGTTGCGCCCGAGACGGTAGACCCGTTCATGCCGGTTTACCTGCCCGAGGATTGTCAGACCAAGGCCGCCGCCTTTGTTCAAACACTCTCAGAAGATCGCACCTTTCGCGTCGGTATCAATATCTCAGCCGGCAGCCCGACCAGGAACCTGGCCCTGTCCAAGTTCAGTGCTCTTATCGATGGAATTATCGCAGAACATGCCGGTGTGCAGTGCGTAATCGTATGCACCTCGGGTGATCGTGAACGCGGTCGACAACTGGTAGAGAATCGCGAGGGAAAGGCGTACCTGGTTCCCCAGGGTTTGTCTCTTTTGGAAGCGGCTGCGATCATTGAGAAGTTTGATTTGTTTGTCAGTCCGGATACCTCGCTGATTCACATGGCCCGGCTTATGAGAGTCCCTGTTGTCGGTCTCTACAGCGGTCATCTGCGCAACTACCATTTTTGGAAACCGTATCGGCAGGAGCACGGGTCGGTGGTGTCGTCTCATCCGGGACATCTTCACGATATCGAAGTAAGCCGGATTCTGGAAGAGGTCGACAAATTGCTCAAATCGGTCTACCCCGACGGCACGGCCAGGATAACTCCATCGCGATGA